A region from the Lemur catta isolate mLemCat1 chromosome 7, mLemCat1.pri, whole genome shotgun sequence genome encodes:
- the LOC123641976 gene encoding basic proline-rich protein-like — protein sequence MVRAAQVSTYTAIQQKHPKDKRRKICLKVQPRGQDYNAMPASVTRATASCVVGVPSRRQGRGEKEPARIWDITHTRSQLAGRTLRLKCAVCLKSRAGPSPVSPGSECRGREEFPLPGGVCHPFPSGPPCADPQACRAREGGADAGLAGWGGCRRGGGGRDALEQKGEKERAAIPLLRARQALAGARLCGLRPRNHSPGPLLPHGRPPAASRGDERSAERSPSLPVASLEPGGAGRAPCPSLPIPAPPRPLQSRRAAAPPGDSSTGPQALPSSGRGAPGHLGPPFGACAGPQPEPDAGRGRAGPAATQEREARLERGRREREGPPAYSRSGRELNPALHTDVPVNHRNHPSLVSERPTGGMEGPAPLSSPQPPPPPAYPGSQPAWLNPQAAEPSID from the exons ATGGTCCGGGCGGCCCAGGTGAGCACTTACACAGCCATCCAGCAGAAGCACCCAAAGGACAAGCGCCGCAAAATATGCTTGAAGGTCCAGCCGCGTGGCCAGGATTACAATGCGATGCCGGCCTCAG TGACTAGGGCTACAGCATCCTGCGTGGTGGGGGTGCCCAGCAGGCgacaggggagaggggagaaagaacCTGCCCGCATCTGGGACATCACACACACTCGGAGCCAACTCGCCGGGAGGACGCTCAGGCTGAAATGCGCGGTTTGCTTAAAGAGCAGGGCTGGGCCTTCCCCGGTTTCTCCCGGTTCTGAATGTCGAGGAAGAGAAGAGTTCCCGTTGCCAGGCGGCGTCTGCCACCCCTTCCCCTCTGGGCCCCCCTGTGCGGACCCCCAGGCCTGCCGAGCCCGGGAGGGTGGCGCGGACGCAGGGCTGGCGGGCTGGGGCGGATGCCGGCGCGGAGGTGGCGGGAGAGACGCGCTGGAACAGAAGGGGGAGAAGGAGCGAGCGGCAATCCCGCTGCTCCGGGCACGGCAGGCGCTCGCCGGTGCTCGGCTCTGCGGGCTGCGGCCCCGCAACCACTCCCCGGGCCCGCTCCTGCCGCACGGCCGGCCACCGGCTGCTTCCCGCGGCGACGAGCGCTCGGCGGAGCGGTCGCCATCTCTTCCGGTGGCTTCGCTGGAgccgggaggggcggggagagccCCCTGCCCATCCCTGCCCATCCCTGCCCCGCCCCGGCCGCTGCAGTCGCGCCGGGCCGCAGCCCCGCCGGGCGACTCCTCCACCggcccccaggccctccccagctCCGGGAGAGGAGCCCCGGGCCACCTCGGGCCTCCCTTCGGGGCGTGCGCCGGACCTCAGCCCGAACCCGATGCAGGAAGAGGCAGGGCGGGGCCGGCCGCGACGCAGGAGCGGGAAGCGAGGCTGGAGAGGGGGCGCAGGGAGCGGGAGGGGCCCCCAGCATACTCCAGGAGCGGGCGGGAGCTAAACCCCGCCCTCCACACGGATGTCCCTGTGAACCACAGGAACCACCCATCTCTGGTCTCGGAAAGACCAACAGGAGGAATGGAAGGCCcagctcccctctcctccccccagcctccaccaCCACCTGCATATCCCGGATCGCAGCCCGCTTGGCTGAACCCCCAGGCCGCTG AGCCGAGCATAGATTGA